ATTCGAGAATCATTGTGCTACAGTGGTTGGTTACATCTATGTATTTGGCTCTGGCTTACTAGGGGAATTTCTTCTTGGCTTTTTTGTTGAGGATACTAGTTTTCCAAGTAAGGTTCTATCTTGCTATGGTTTGATAGCTCTCTTGAGGTTGTATGCATAACTATATCCTTTTTTTTATGTACAAAGAGGGTTGGATAGTTGTAATGGAGATTATCCCTGGATTTTCATTGTACCGAGGATTATACGAGTTTGGTCAATATGCATTCGCTGGAAATGCAATGGGGGCCGATGGTATGAAATGGGCCAACCTAGATGACCCAGATAACGGAATGCGTGGTGTCTTGATTATTATGGTTGTGGAGTGGGCCATCCTGCTCCCATTGGCATTCTATGTGGATCAAGTCTCGTCACTGGGTGGTGGATTCCGGAAAAATCCCTTATTTTTTTTGAAGTGCTTTAAGAAACGTTCTCTATCATTGCGGAGATATAGCTTTGGAGGGCAAGGATCTAAAGTGGTCGTTGAAATGGACAATCCTGATGCTGCTCAAGAGGTAAGTTATTACTCTCTTACATTATCTCTCACTCTCAGTAATACTCTCTATATTTCTTATTTTCTAAATTATGCTCAGAGAGAGGTGGTCGAGCAACTTCTGCTGGAACCCATTGCAAACCAAGCAATCCTATCTGATAACCTCAGGAAGGTTTACCATGGAAAAGATGGAAACCCTGACAAACTTGCAGTCCAAGGGTTGTCTCTCGCCATACCAAAAGGCCAGTGTTTCGGAATGCTTGGCCCGAATGGAGCTGGGAAAACATCCTTCATCAGCATGGTACAACAACGTAACCTATTACTTCAAACTTTTGACAAAATTTAGGTTACATTATGCATTCCTCAGTGACATATTTTTCCCTGCAGATGATTGGGCTTGTTCCACCAACATCTGGCACTGCCTATATACATGGAATGGATATAAAGACTGATATGGATGCCATCTATACTAACATGGGTGTATGCCCACAGCATGAGTAAGCGTTGCTCTAAATTTTATATTTTCTGTCAAAGACACATTTCTGCAGTTTACTGTTGCATTCTAGTGCAATCACTGCTCACAGACTTTGAAATGAATGCAGCTTACTTTGGGAAACATTGACTGGAAGAGAGCATCTATTGTTTTATGGGAGACTAAAGAATCTTAAAGGCACTGAACTGTTAAAGGTACAGTTCTGCAATTGGGCTATTCAGTTCCTATTTACCTGAGAAATactatgtggtagaagtataATATGTTTGTTCGTTAGATTCCATAAAAGTTCATAGACGTGGATAGATCGATATTTGAGTTTACAATATTATATACTGCAGGCTGTTGATGACTCTCTGAAGAGTGTTAATCTGTTTCATGGTGGTGTTGGTGATAAGCAAGTGGGGAAGTACAGCGGGGGCATGAAACGAAGGCTTAGTGTCGCTATGTCATTAATTGGGGATCCAAAAGTACTACCCTTACTTATGTTATGTTTTTAAGTGCAAAATATAGATTGGCATGTTAATAATTTAATATTTTATAGGTTGTTTTTATGGATGAGCCGAGCACTGGACTAGATCCAGCATCAAGAAACAACCTGTGGAGTGTTGTGAAGGAGGCTAAGAAAAACCGTGCCATCATTCTTACAAGTATTATTGTGCCCTTCTATTATTCTATTTATTACTTATATAGACGAGACGATGTTAACTCATCAGGTCATTATAACAGCACACTCAATGGAGGAGGCAGAAGTACTATGTGATAGACTTGGAATATTTGTGGATGGTGGTTTCCAATGCATTGGTAACCCAAAAGAGGTAACTTACATAGTTTCATATTTACCTGTATGAAGCAAACAAGTACATTTTTTGTGCTCTGTTTCTGTTTATTCTATACTTAGTAAATGTTTGTCAtcaccttttttttttgcagtTGAAAGCAAGATATGGTGGCACCTACGTGCTCACAATGACAACATCTTCGGAGAATGAGCAGGAGGTTCAACAGCTGGTTCACCGCCTATCACCGAATGCGAGCAGGATATACCATATATCAGGAACCCAGAAATTCGAGCTACCAAAGCAGGAGTTGAAGATTGCAGATGTATTCCATGCTGTTGAAAGTGCAAAAAGCCGATTCAGCATATATGCTTGGGGCCTGGTTGACACCACCATGGAGGATGTTTTCATCAAGGTTGCCAAGGGTGCACAAGCCTTCAGTATGGTCGCATAAGTAGTACACTGGATGTATAGGTGATTATGCTCTTGTTGAGTACTATGTGGTGTTTAGCTTGCCTGAACTTTTGTTTAGTCTTCTTTAAGGATTGTGCTTGAGGTGTATATTTATTAAATAGTTAGGTTGTATAGTCTATAGTTGAATTCTTTCTTATTGCTCTTTATCAAATACTGATGTACTCTGTTAGTATTATCTGATATAAACAATGTTAGTAACATAAATCATGATTGACCAAAAGATATAAAGGAATGCAGAATCGTGGATTTTGGGCTAAATGCACGGTTCCATTTTGTCTTATACATACCAATAAGGATTGTAACCACTCGTGACAACAGATGACATAATCTTGAAGTGGTATTTTTCTATGGTATCTGGAATGAAAAGGATTGATTACAATGCTGGCTCCATTTGTGTGTTAATTTTTTTTTAATACTGTTCTATTCGGAAAAGGGTAGGTACAAGGAGGAAAATCTCATTGCTAACTTCTATACATAGTGAGCTGTTAGACACACCATTGTATTATTGTCTATTCTAAAGAAAAATTAAATAAATAGAATATTTGCTATCAGCTGGGGTTTCTGGTCAAAACAAGAATGGGAACTGAAATAACACAGGATCCCTCCCCAGTGATTCAGATGGAGATGGGGCAATCTTCTGTAATAACGAAACGATTTTTTTGGCGCATCGGTTCCAAATACATGGTCAAATTATTGCCATTAGCACATAAACAGCTGAACTAACTACTTTCTGAAATGACACGGAGCTTGTGCGCCGTATCAGGGAAAAGCTATCCTCTGGGTTCAGGCAGGAGCTCGCCACCTGGGAGTGCTTGCGTCCATCATTTTGTCAGTTGGGCCAGCAAATAGACATTAAGGTTATTTGAACCTTTTTGGTTGTAATGTAACACTTATCAGTGAGCACGCTAGCATGTGATTTGCGAGTGCCCAGGTGCCTTATGGTGTAACCGTTCAA
The Panicum hallii strain FIL2 chromosome 6, PHallii_v3.1, whole genome shotgun sequence genome window above contains:
- the LOC112896961 gene encoding ABC transporter A family member 7-like, encoding MDSPATPSRGPASFVTQANALLRKNLCFQKRNLKTNVGITLFPVLLCVILVLIQGVIDRELDKPKYRCGCACVDPGPAAAGDACRRTECGVQHSTLDQVGSCPIPSPTPWPALVQLPRPESRAVRTDGQPFDGLPDPTCRDTGSCPAAVLVTGNNRSLAESLSGGLFPSLTSTFNFTDYLDTLSKIVAGSDTWPWTTQLIEPVFIPGNNLYLVQPRCLSNLSQTVSSNAGAIPLQLNVDCIQGLSLWRESASIVNDELFKGYRQQGGGGGGGKTNEFVAGYDFLNTNRNGLEINIWYNSTYNNNTAYVRIALLRVPRLVNTASNAYIKFLRGSGVEMLLEYVKEMPKVGTKQKFDLSSLLGPLFFTWIIELLFPVILTYLVYEKQQKLKIMMKMHGLKDGPYWLISYAYFFALSAIYMILFLIFGSLIGLRFFKTNAYSIQIVFYFIYINLQIALAFFVASFFSAVKIATVVGYIYVFGSGLLGEFLLGFFVEDTSFPKGWIVVMEIIPGFSLYRGLYEFGQYAFAGNAMGADGMKWANLDDPDNGMRGVLIIMVVEWAILLPLAFYVDQVSSLGGGFRKNPLFFLKCFKKRSLSLRRYSFGGQGSKVVVEMDNPDAAQEREVVEQLLLEPIANQAILSDNLRKVYHGKDGNPDKLAVQGLSLAIPKGQCFGMLGPNGAGKTSFISMMIGLVPPTSGTAYIHGMDIKTDMDAIYTNMGVCPQHDLLWETLTGREHLLFYGRLKNLKGTELLKAVDDSLKSVNLFHGGVGDKQVGKYSGGMKRRLSVAMSLIGDPKVVFMDEPSTGLDPASRNNLWSVVKEAKKNRAIILTTHSMEEAEVLCDRLGIFVDGGFQCIGNPKELKARYGGTYVLTMTTSSENEQEVQQLVHRLSPNASRIYHISGTQKFELPKQELKIADVFHAVESAKSRFSIYAWGLVDTTMEDVFIKVAKGAQAFSMVA